From one Triticum urartu cultivar G1812 chromosome 3, Tu2.1, whole genome shotgun sequence genomic stretch:
- the LOC125544050 gene encoding serine/threonine-protein phosphatase 6 regulatory subunit 3 isoform X1: MFWRMTGLSAASPVDTILDKENFTLEELLDEDEIIQECKALNTRLINFLRDKAQVEQLLRYVVEEVPDDAEKKRSFKFPFIACEIFTCEIDVILRTLVEDEELMDLLFSFVKPDHPHSTLLSGYFSKVVICLMLRKTAPLMNYVQEHPEIVVQLVDLIGITSVMEVLIRLIGADETIYSNYADTMQWLENTDVLGMIADKFSSSDSPEVHANAAEILCAVTRCAPPSLASKICSPSFVGRLFCHALEGSRPKSVLVHSLSVCISLLDPKRLASASYQAFRSNVSHGALVTASPETVDGMLESLGNLLNLLDTSAAENVLPTTYGCLRPPLGKHRLKIVEFISVLLTVGSETAEQELISQSAIKCSIDLFFEYPYNNFLHHHVENIIVSCLEGKRTELVEHVLNDCDIVGKILAADKLSSLATESNGPTVPSEGKTPSKIGNVGHMTRIANKLIQLGNSNSTIQTHLQGNSEWVEWQTDVLVRRNEVENVYHWACGRPTSLHDRGRDSDDDDFRDRDYDVAALANNLSQAFRYGIYSNDDIEEAQGSLERDDEDVYFDDESAEVVISSLRLGDDPDGSSLFTNSNWFTFDGERGINDRLAASVPSSSPNSEEASPDTEEADDGEAIGTEDQMETLGLGNGPAKEAEDAAECTKQTNLSTENEQLESAEGTERHPDVSFHGTEASTDEAASEAAESSVPATETQAERTVDKPAGSSDLDNPISEASPDPDVNGSDLAGSALSSEQAVRNEDVEVPTKTDAVVYTEMKTDTVVETDAVGDVGVKADAVVEVPSKEVSAVDVEAKTGAAEAKE, translated from the exons atgTTCTGGCGCATGACCGGTCTCTCCGCGGCCTCGCCC GTGGATACAATCCTAGACAAGGAAAATTTTACACTTGAAGAACTTCTTGATGAGGATGAAATTATTCAAGAGTGCAAAGCACTGAACACCCGACTCATAAATTT CCTGCGTGACAAGGCCCAGGTGGAGCAATTGCTTCGTTATGTTGTTGAAGAAGTTCCGGATGACGCTGAAAAAAAGCGCTCTTTCAA GTTCCCTTTCATTGCTTGTGAGATATTTACTTGTGAAATCGATGtcattttgaggaccctagtagaaGATGAAGAG TTAATGGATTTGCTTTTCTCATTTGTGAAACCTGATCATCCACACAGCACATTATTATCTGGTTACTTCAGTAAG GTGGTAATTTGTTTGATGCTGCGGAAGACTGCCCCACTAATGAATTATGTTCAG GAGCATCCAGAGATTGTTGTCCAACTTGTTGACCTGATTGGCATCACATCTGTAATGGAG GTGCTGATACGCCTGATTGGTGCTGATGAGACCATATATTCAAACTATGCTGATACAATGCAGTGGTTAGAAAATACAGATGTTCTTGGAATGATCGCAGATAAATTTAGCTCATCG GACTCTCCTGAAGTGCATGCCAATGCTGCCGAAATTCTTTGTGCTGTGACTCGATGTGCACCTCCATCTCTCGCTTCAAAGATATGCAGTCCAAG TTTTGTTGGGAGGTTGTTCTGCCATGCTCTTGAAGGATCAAGACCCAAGTCTGTGCTGGTTCATTCATTGTCAGTGTGCATATCTTTACTGGACCCAAAAAGATTGGCATCAGCTTCCTATCAAGCATTCAGAAGCAACGTAAGCCATGGGGCATTGGTCACTGCCAGTCCTGAGACAGTTGATGGTATGCTCGAGAGTCTAG GTAATTTGCTGAACTTATTGGACACCTCTGCTGCTGAAAATGTTTTGCCTACAACTTATGGATGTTTACGCCCACCTCTGGGGAAGCATCGACTGAAG ATTGTGGAGTTCATCTCTGTTTTGCTGACAGTTGGCAGTGAAACTGCTGAACAGGAGCTAATCAGCCAATCGGCAATAAAGTGCTCCATTGACTTATTCTTTGA GTACCCTTATAACAACTTTTTGCACCATCATGTCGAGAATATAATTGTTTCTTGCCTGGAGGGTAAAAGAACAGAACTTGTCGAACATGTTCTTAATGACTGTGACATTGTTGGTAAAATTCTTGCTGCCGACAAGCTTTCTTCTTTGGCAACAGAATCTAATGGG CCTACTGTGCCGTCTGAAGGGAAAACCCCTTCAAAAATTGGGAATGTTGGTCACATGACAAGAATAGCCAATAAACTCATTCAGTTGGGAAATAGTAACAGCACAATCCAGACTCACCTGCAG GGTAACAGTGAGTGGGTTGAATGGCAGACAGATGTTCTGGTCAGGCGAAATGAGGTGGAGAATGTTTATCATTGGGCTTGTGG ACGCCCAACCTCGCTTCATGACCGTGGTAgggatagtgatgatgatgactTCCGAGACAGGGATTATGATGTTGCAGCTCTGGCCAATAACTTGAGCCAGGCATTCCGCTATGGGATATACAGCAATGATGACATTGAAGAG GCACAAGGGTCACTTGAACGTGATGATGAG GATGTCTATTTTGATGACGAATCAGCTGAGGTTGTAATATCTTCCCTGCGTCTGGGAGATGATCCAGACGG CAGTTCCCTCTTTACAAATTCGAATTGGTTCACGTTTGATGGAGAGAGAGGTATCAATGACCgtttagctgcctctgttcctTCGTCCTCACCCAACTCTGAGGAGGCTTCCCCAGACACCGAGGAAGCTGATGATGGTGAAGCAATTGGCACTGAGGATCAAATGGAAACTTTGGGTCTTGGAAATGGTCCTGCTAAGGAGGCAGAAGATGCTGCAGAATGTACCAAACAGACAAATTTGAGCACTGAGAATGAGCAACTAGAAAGTGCAGAAGGTACTGAGCGGCATCCGGATGTTTCATTTCATGGTACTGAAGCTAGCACAGACGAAGCTGCCTCTGAAGCAGCTGAATCTTCAGTCCCAGCTACTGAGACACAGGCAGAGAGAACAGTTGATAAACCAGCTGGCTCATCTGATTTGGACAATCCTATCTCTGAAGCTTCACCCGATCCTGATGTCAATGGGAGTGATTTGGCTGGCTCGGCATTATCTTCTGAGCAAGCTGTCCGTAACGAAGATGTGGAGGTACCGACCAAGACTGATGCAGTCGTGTATACTGAAATGAAAACTGATACAGTCGTGGAAACTGATGCAGTCGGGGATGTTGGAGTGAAAGCTGATGCAGTCGTGGAGGTACCAAGCAAGGAAGTATCTGCCGTGGATGTTGAAGCTAAAACTGGCGCAGCAGAAGCAAAAGAGTGA
- the LOC125544050 gene encoding serine/threonine-protein phosphatase 6 regulatory subunit 3 isoform X2 — protein sequence MFWRMTGLSAASPVDTILDKENFTLEELLDEDEIIQECKALNTRLINFLRDKAQVEQLLRYVVEEVPDDAEKKRSFKFPFIACEIFTCEIDVILRTLVEDEELMDLLFSFVKPDHPHSTLLSGYFSKVVICLMLRKTAPLMNYVQEHPEIVVQLVDLIGITSVMEVLIRLIGADETIYSNYADTMQWLENTDVLGMIADKFSSSDSPEVHANAAEILCAVTRCAPPSLASKICSPSFVGRLFCHALEGSRPKSVLVHSLSVCISLLDPKRLASASYQAFRSNVSHGALVTASPETVDGMLESLGNLLNLLDTSAAENVLPTTYGCLRPPLGKHRLKIVEFISVLLTVGSETAEQELISQSAIKCSIDLFFEYPYNNFLHHHVENIIVSCLEGKRTELVEHVLNDCDIVGKILAADKLSSLATESNGPTVPSEGKTPSKIGNVGHMTRIANKLIQLGNSNSTIQTHLQGNSEWVEWQTDVLVRRNEVENVYHWACGRPTSLHDRGRDSDDDDFRDRDYDVAALANNLSQAFRYGIYSNDDIEEAQGSLERDDEDVYFDDESAEVVISSLRLGDDPDGSLFTNSNWFTFDGERGINDRLAASVPSSSPNSEEASPDTEEADDGEAIGTEDQMETLGLGNGPAKEAEDAAECTKQTNLSTENEQLESAEGTERHPDVSFHGTEASTDEAASEAAESSVPATETQAERTVDKPAGSSDLDNPISEASPDPDVNGSDLAGSALSSEQAVRNEDVEVPTKTDAVVYTEMKTDTVVETDAVGDVGVKADAVVEVPSKEVSAVDVEAKTGAAEAKE from the exons atgTTCTGGCGCATGACCGGTCTCTCCGCGGCCTCGCCC GTGGATACAATCCTAGACAAGGAAAATTTTACACTTGAAGAACTTCTTGATGAGGATGAAATTATTCAAGAGTGCAAAGCACTGAACACCCGACTCATAAATTT CCTGCGTGACAAGGCCCAGGTGGAGCAATTGCTTCGTTATGTTGTTGAAGAAGTTCCGGATGACGCTGAAAAAAAGCGCTCTTTCAA GTTCCCTTTCATTGCTTGTGAGATATTTACTTGTGAAATCGATGtcattttgaggaccctagtagaaGATGAAGAG TTAATGGATTTGCTTTTCTCATTTGTGAAACCTGATCATCCACACAGCACATTATTATCTGGTTACTTCAGTAAG GTGGTAATTTGTTTGATGCTGCGGAAGACTGCCCCACTAATGAATTATGTTCAG GAGCATCCAGAGATTGTTGTCCAACTTGTTGACCTGATTGGCATCACATCTGTAATGGAG GTGCTGATACGCCTGATTGGTGCTGATGAGACCATATATTCAAACTATGCTGATACAATGCAGTGGTTAGAAAATACAGATGTTCTTGGAATGATCGCAGATAAATTTAGCTCATCG GACTCTCCTGAAGTGCATGCCAATGCTGCCGAAATTCTTTGTGCTGTGACTCGATGTGCACCTCCATCTCTCGCTTCAAAGATATGCAGTCCAAG TTTTGTTGGGAGGTTGTTCTGCCATGCTCTTGAAGGATCAAGACCCAAGTCTGTGCTGGTTCATTCATTGTCAGTGTGCATATCTTTACTGGACCCAAAAAGATTGGCATCAGCTTCCTATCAAGCATTCAGAAGCAACGTAAGCCATGGGGCATTGGTCACTGCCAGTCCTGAGACAGTTGATGGTATGCTCGAGAGTCTAG GTAATTTGCTGAACTTATTGGACACCTCTGCTGCTGAAAATGTTTTGCCTACAACTTATGGATGTTTACGCCCACCTCTGGGGAAGCATCGACTGAAG ATTGTGGAGTTCATCTCTGTTTTGCTGACAGTTGGCAGTGAAACTGCTGAACAGGAGCTAATCAGCCAATCGGCAATAAAGTGCTCCATTGACTTATTCTTTGA GTACCCTTATAACAACTTTTTGCACCATCATGTCGAGAATATAATTGTTTCTTGCCTGGAGGGTAAAAGAACAGAACTTGTCGAACATGTTCTTAATGACTGTGACATTGTTGGTAAAATTCTTGCTGCCGACAAGCTTTCTTCTTTGGCAACAGAATCTAATGGG CCTACTGTGCCGTCTGAAGGGAAAACCCCTTCAAAAATTGGGAATGTTGGTCACATGACAAGAATAGCCAATAAACTCATTCAGTTGGGAAATAGTAACAGCACAATCCAGACTCACCTGCAG GGTAACAGTGAGTGGGTTGAATGGCAGACAGATGTTCTGGTCAGGCGAAATGAGGTGGAGAATGTTTATCATTGGGCTTGTGG ACGCCCAACCTCGCTTCATGACCGTGGTAgggatagtgatgatgatgactTCCGAGACAGGGATTATGATGTTGCAGCTCTGGCCAATAACTTGAGCCAGGCATTCCGCTATGGGATATACAGCAATGATGACATTGAAGAG GCACAAGGGTCACTTGAACGTGATGATGAG GATGTCTATTTTGATGACGAATCAGCTGAGGTTGTAATATCTTCCCTGCGTCTGGGAGATGATCCAGACGG TTCCCTCTTTACAAATTCGAATTGGTTCACGTTTGATGGAGAGAGAGGTATCAATGACCgtttagctgcctctgttcctTCGTCCTCACCCAACTCTGAGGAGGCTTCCCCAGACACCGAGGAAGCTGATGATGGTGAAGCAATTGGCACTGAGGATCAAATGGAAACTTTGGGTCTTGGAAATGGTCCTGCTAAGGAGGCAGAAGATGCTGCAGAATGTACCAAACAGACAAATTTGAGCACTGAGAATGAGCAACTAGAAAGTGCAGAAGGTACTGAGCGGCATCCGGATGTTTCATTTCATGGTACTGAAGCTAGCACAGACGAAGCTGCCTCTGAAGCAGCTGAATCTTCAGTCCCAGCTACTGAGACACAGGCAGAGAGAACAGTTGATAAACCAGCTGGCTCATCTGATTTGGACAATCCTATCTCTGAAGCTTCACCCGATCCTGATGTCAATGGGAGTGATTTGGCTGGCTCGGCATTATCTTCTGAGCAAGCTGTCCGTAACGAAGATGTGGAGGTACCGACCAAGACTGATGCAGTCGTGTATACTGAAATGAAAACTGATACAGTCGTGGAAACTGATGCAGTCGGGGATGTTGGAGTGAAAGCTGATGCAGTCGTGGAGGTACCAAGCAAGGAAGTATCTGCCGTGGATGTTGAAGCTAAAACTGGCGCAGCAGAAGCAAAAGAGTGA